Below is a genomic region from Pseudomonas svalbardensis.
TGACGGTGTTTACCGAGATCACCTTGAGCGACCACAAGCGCGAAGACTTCGCCAAGTTCGAGTCCAATATCCGTCTGGTGGACGAAGTGCTCGAATGCCATTTGATCAGCGGTGGCTACGATTATCTGGTGCGCTTCATGACCCGCAGCATCCAGCATTATCAGGAAGTGATCGAAAGCCTGCTGGACAAGAACATCGGCATCTCCAAGTACTTCAGTTACATCGTCATCAAATCTCCGGTGCTCAAGGACGGCGTGCCGCTGCGTAAGTTGCTGCGCCACTGACAGACTCCATTCTCAATACCAACACGAATCCCCTGTGGGAGCGGGCTTGCTCGCGAAGAGGCCGTGTCAGTCGATAGAAATATCAACTGACAAACCGCTTTCGCGAGCAAGCCCGCTTGTGTCTTGCAGCGCCGTCTGCACCGCGTTTGGACATGAGTTCGTTAGATCCCCTCAACATGCTTCATGCTGGCGCAGGCCGCATAAACAGCTGTTTGCAGCCTGCAAAACAGTCGTCAGATGCGCTCTGACCGATGATTTCGAAACAACGCGCAAAAGTCTCTGCGGTGTAATGCGTTTAGAGAGAGGGGAGCGGTTTGTTGTCCGGCTGGTTTCGATAAAACGATGCGGCTGCCACGACCCGCTGAATAACACCAATCGGAGCGAAAAAAAATGCGAATGAGCAACGCAAAAGCACTATTGGGTTACGGCGTTTTACTGCTGGCGAGCAGCAGCGAGGCGCATCAGATCTGGTAGGAACAACCACCCGGGCAACCCCTGGCGTTGTACTACGGGGAATATGACAAGAACATGCTGGAAGTCACACCGGGCGGGATGGATCGGTTCCAGCAACTCAAGGGCTGGTCGATCAGCGACCGGTCCCAGCCATTAACGCTGACCTTGCAGCGCCAAGCGTTTGCGGTGGCGCATCAAACCCGGGCAGATGACTCGTTGCTGGCCCAGGACCCGCACTATCCGATCTTCGACCTTCATGAGGCGGACAAGGCGCTAAAGACGCACTGGACGCCGGCGACCCGTTGGGTTGGCGACTTGCGCGCACGCACCCCGGAACTGACCCTGGACATCGTGCCGACCGGCGTCGCCGATGCAGGCAAGGCGCAGTTCCAGGTAGTCTATGCGTCCAAACCGTTGGCCGACCAGGACGTGGTGCTGGAAACCGGCTCCGGTGAAGTGTTCACCCAGCGCACCGACGCCTCGGGCAAAGTCAGCTTCGAGCTGCCGTGGCAGGGCACTTACGTGGTAGCCGTGGAATACAAGGACCGCACGCCCGGCGAGCGCATCAGTCCTCAAGGCAAAGCGGAACCGTTCGATATAAAGAGCTTCAGTTCGACATTGTCGTTCTATCGATCACAGGGCCAGACGCCGTTGCCGCGAGCGCCGTCGCAGCTGCCGGCATCGGAAGTCGCCAGGCTCAAGAAACAGGCCTGACCCCTCGACCATTACATGAGTGACTGATATGAC
It encodes:
- a CDS encoding DUF4198 domain-containing protein, producing MLEVTPGGMDRFQQLKGWSISDRSQPLTLTLQRQAFAVAHQTRADDSLLAQDPHYPIFDLHEADKALKTHWTPATRWVGDLRARTPELTLDIVPTGVADAGKAQFQVVYASKPLADQDVVLETGSGEVFTQRTDASGKVSFELPWQGTYVVAVEYKDRTPGERISPQGKAEPFDIKSFSSTLSFYRSQGQTPLPRAPSQLPASEVARLKKQA
- a CDS encoding Lrp/AsnC family transcriptional regulator codes for the protein MEGLVKLDRIDISILVELQKDGRMTNVSLADAVGLSASPCLQRVKRLESAGYISSYKAHLNLAKITDSVTVFTEITLSDHKREDFAKFESNIRLVDEVLECHLISGGYDYLVRFMTRSIQHYQEVIESLLDKNIGISKYFSYIVIKSPVLKDGVPLRKLLRH